The DNA region TAAGCGGTTTGATTTCAACAACTTTTTCCAGCCGGTTCGATAGAATCTCAATACTAGGATTGACATCCATCGTAAAGCTGTTTACCGGAGCGTTAAAAAAGAATCCTAAGCCGATTGCCATAGTAAAAATAACTGTTGTTACACCAACCCAAGTTTTATTTAACTTTGCTTTCATAATATTACCTCCTGTTTTGAATTCTGTTATTTTGCATCTATAACAGGTTAATGCGCTAGGACCCTCATTTATTGCATATAAATAAAAAAAATATGACTTCACATAAAAAGTCATATTTTAAAAAATTCATTTAATCTATATCGTCATCATCTTCGTCATCGTCATCGATATCATCGTCGTCATCATCATCGATATCGTCGTCGTCATCATCATCGATATCGTCGTCGTCATCATCATCGATATCGTCGTCGTCATCATCATCGATATCGTCGTCATCATCATCATCGATATCGTCGTCGTCATCGTCATCATCGATATCGTCGTCGTCATCATCATCGATATCGTCGTCGTCATCATCATCGATATCTTCGTCGTCATCATCATCGATATCTTCGTCGTCATCATCATCGATATCTTCGTCGTCATCATCATCGATATCTTCGTCATCATCAATATCATCATCGTTGTCATCAATATCATCATCTATAATGGTATAAGGTAAATCAACACGTTCAAGCTCTTGTTCTTCAATAACCGTACTTAAATCCAGTTCCATATATTTTGCCATACTTATAAGTTGTTCCAATGATAATCTAGCCAGATTATCCACCCTTAGTTCAGGAGATAGTATCATCAGATTACGAATAAACGTCATCTTTCCTTCTGATATACCATAGGCCTTCGCCATGTCAGTAATAGTATTACTTCTGTCAATCGCTTGAGCCAACACAATGGGACGAATGCTGTCCTCTGCCAGATGGTTGATGATGACCTCCTTAATCTCTTGCTTTTGAAGATTGGCCTTTTCTTTATTGTCATTATATACAGAGACCAACAACATATCATCTGATTTTGTGATGTAGCTTGTCAATATCAATTTGTCCACTAGGTCTATGGTCACTTGATTCAAGGTTCTTCCTTTGAATTCATAGTCACCAATAAATGTATGGGTCTCGGCATTTAGAGCTGTTATGCCTATAACCTTATTCTGCTTGTTGGTTTCTATCTGAATACTTGGATTAATATCCAAATAAACGGTA from Petrocella atlantisensis includes:
- a CDS encoding anti-sigma-I factor RsgI family protein; this encodes MNEKKILKHLSQGIEQAPIQLLETIKEKPRVKQEKHDDITRQKKYIPPIRYMTAIASVVLLVVLFNIQLRAIDSTVYLDINPSIQIETNKQNKVIGITALNAETHTFIGDYEFKGRTLNQVTIDLVDKLILTSYITKSDDMLLVSVYNDNKEKANLQKQEIKEVIINHLAEDSIRPIVLAQAIDRSNTITDMAKAYGISEGKMTFIRNLMILSPELRVDNLARLSLEQLISMAKYMELDLSTVIEEQELERVDLPYTIIDDDIDDNDDDIDDDEDIDDDDDEDIDDDDDEDIDDDDDEDIDDDDDDDIDDDDDDDIDDDDDDDDIDDDDDDDIDDDDDDDIDDDDDDDIDDDDDDDIDDDDDDDIDDDDEDDDDID